The Osmerus mordax isolate fOsmMor3 chromosome 28, fOsmMor3.pri, whole genome shotgun sequence genome segment TGCTTCTAATcattttctccccccctcctttcaccCTTGCAGTCCTGCGTTCGGAAAACCAGTCCAGCATCAGTGCATACAGGGTTTCGAAAGCTCCCAATTTGCACCGATTCCGGAAAAAGCGCACAGGCGCACACGGGTTCCTGCTCACATGTGTGGCTGAAAGGACTATGAACTTGTTATTGCTTTGGAGAAATGAGACTTGCTCCCTAGCAGTTCCCCGCCTGCCTTAGTTAGGATGAACTTGAGAGTTAGGCCCCTGTGAATCTTTCTGCTGAGTCAGCAGagctttcagtgtgtgtgtgtgtgtgtgtgtctgtgtgtgtgtgtgtttccacagtGCTAGTATCCCAGTTGCCTGATGTGAGGGTTTCAGCATGGAACTGCGCCATAAAATGTTCAGCAACACACTCTCCTTCTGGGAAGGGCTCCCTTAGTATCTGTCGAGAGCGCTGGCATGGTTTCACCCAGGACTTCTATTGGGTAACACATATCATGTGAATCATGAATATGATTCTTTGTTTCTTTATTATAATTTGTACACGTTTGATGAGGTGTTTTTGGACGTGGATGATAGTGAGAATTTCCCTAGCCAGCCTGTCATTCATTTTACCATGAGCCGCATTGAGAGACTGTCTTGTAAAACAGTGTTATCTCTCAGTTATCCTATTTGCTCCTGTTTCCCTGAACCACCGGCAGTCAGGTAAGCCCCATATCACCCTTCACAACCATCCACCTGACATGCACCGTTCACACCTGATAGACAAACAAATGCAGACTTGAGGCAGCAGGAGTGCTAGCTTTGGGCCTTGTCTGTCTCAAAGGAATGAGTTGGACACCAAGATAGGCTCACATATTCGTTTATTGAATCTGTGCATTGCAGGGGAATCAGGATGTAGAGTCCAGCACTTCTTGTCCCTGTGACATCACACGACCATGCATACCTACAGCACAAGAACGTCAAGTCGACATGTTCATGAACAGCCTGATGTCGGTCGTGTTGGTCGGTTTGTTCGACTGGCTCCCCCCACCAACATACTGCCGCCATCTAGTGGACACAGGTTGTAGTGCAGTACAGTGCACTCGAGGTGGAATTAACACAAATGACCTTTGATAAACGTCTTGGTTTGGGACAGTCATGGTTTCATCTCCTGGTATGTGCAGCACGCAGGAATCTGAAGCAGATTAACCTTATCTGGACCATCTAGATTTCTTCTTAGGTGCCTCCTGTGTTTTTGATTCATTTAGGAAAAGGACCAATGGTAGTACTATTTCCTGGTTTTTGGCCAGTGGTGCATCGAGAATAACCTAAgaataaaacacatttataaTGAGTACTTTGCAGGAACCAAGAATCATGATCAAAATCATGAATAAACAAATGATACTATTTACATGTAAATGGGCGCTTTTAATGTGGCTTAGGTAACGTTGACCTAGAGCTGTTTCAGTGTGCACTGTAAGGAGGTGATTTATGCCAGAGCTGCAAAACCGGTTTGACTGAAATCTGACCCAGAAGAGGGCCTCTAATGTATAGGGGGGGCCTCTAGAAAAGTGACGATAGATCATATGACATCTACTCTTACCACGCAAGGGAAAGGTTCAGGTTAGGCTAAACCAGATGACAGTCAATTCCATTCACGGAAAACTTAAGTCATAGGATGCTGCGTCAATACCCGTCAACGGAAAAATATAGCGTACCATCAAAGAACGCAGCATCAATTCCTGTCCATGGAAAAACACTTGAAGTCAAAGGTTGTAGTGTCCACTTACAGACACCAGTTGGCATGGTGTCTGATGGCCTGCGTGTGTAATGTGCCCACGATTATGTACCTTGAGTCTGTACTCCACCTTGATCAGGGAGCAGTTGAAAATGGTGGgatggaggtgggaggggatgGTCAGGACTCGAGATACAgcaaggctggaggaggctgggacAGGGTCACACGCTCCTAACTGGATCTCGTTAGTGCGGACGTTGCCCTTGGTCTCGGCTAAAAAGGTCTGCTTCTCATCCAGGTAGATTTTAGGGGTGACTGTACGCGTTGAGCTGTTGTGTACCTCGACCTGAACTTCAAACGCCTCGCCTGCAAAAATGAGAAGGTTGTGTTACTTTCAATTTATGGAGGTCAAAATAAGTCACTCAAGCATTCAGTCGGAAAAACTAAATAATTGTAAAATGTTGTGCATGTCTTGGTTAGTACAATGCCAATCCCTCTTCTTCTTACTGTATGGATCTGATTACAATTCATCATGACCAAACTGTCAATGTTATTTATGTAATTACCTTGAATGAAGCCCATTTTCTCAGAGGTTACATTCATTGTGACAATTCCAAAAGGAAGAAAAGACATCTTTGTTCCACGCTGAGGTTCCTGTATGAGCTCAGCCAGAAAGCAGAGTCATTATAccgtacagaaacacacagcattACAATACAGTTTCGGGTGTAAAGTTAGAAAGCATTCCATACCTTAAGTCCTAGGATGGTGATGGGTAAGTCTGATTTTGAGACAAAGGGAAACTCTTTTTTGACTTTGTACACCATCCAAATCGTCCGAGTCAACTTTGCTTTCAGACTGTATGTGATTTGACCCCATTTCCCCTTAAAGGACGAGGGCATATTTCTGAGGAAACAAGTACTGTTATTTTATTTAGTCAGACAGAAATGATTGCTGTTACAAATGAATCAAAACTAAAAACAGCATCACACACTGATAAAATAGGACACATACGTTTTGGGTATCTGGAAAGTGAAAGGGTAAACATGTTTCCCAGGACGTATGATCTCCGAGCCTACAAAGGTGGGGAGGACAGCAGAATTAGCACAGCATCCACTGTGCAGGTACAGTACTGGATACGGTCCACTGAGGACCATGCCACTGAACCTAccgtctccacccctctcctgcaAAATGATTTGCTCAAAACAAAAATATCTCTTCTTGTTGCAGTGGAGAACAGGACCTTGGCCATCTTGTTCCGTCCACGTGACCTCAGCCTTGCCCTTGATCTTGATCCAAAAACACTGCACTTTGGTTACTTTCGAAACTTTCACGGTGACCCGTCCAGAGAGTGTGTCGCCAGCAGAGAAAGTGCCTTGGCTGTTCATTGTGTCGTAGTCCAACTGGAACTGTTTGATTGTCATGGTGAGATGATCAGAAGAGCTGCTTCTAGAATAAATAATGATTCTCATACAGGTCCAGACACTGAGTCAGTGAATGTAGGTCATGTCAAGGCTCCTTTGTGTTCTACTAACATCCATGCTAACTCACTACCGGAGGTGGTGACTCCAGgaagtgtgtatctgtgtcatGCATCATGTGATCAGGGGTACTGGTGTCCATTTCACAAGGGCAACCCAAGCAACACTACTTTACATCCCATTTGGGCTGTACCATGACTACCTACCTACAGTACATTAGAAACCCATAAATGACTAaacatattattattttggttggctggatgttttttttgtcattacACAAATGTTTGGCCCATAATGGTCAGTCCACATGATATTTGCCTTCCCCTTGAGTACGAACTTTAGTTTCATGAGAAATCATGAATACAACGCGGCCGGTGATTGCATCTCCCCTAGAAAACATATTTAATTCATTTTTCGAGTTGTACTCCACAGAAAAACTTGTAATTGTCATACTGAAAATGTTTAATGCAAACAAAGGTATCACAATTGTATAGCGTAAAACTGAGTCTTTAAACCCCTTTCACTGGGCGGCAACACACTTTGCCTTTATATTGTCTTTACACTTTCAACCTATGTGTCCCCCAACCCAAGTTCCACCCATGTGATTTTAGTTACAGAGGTCACCAGGTAAGGAAACAGATATTGTCACTAGCAATCTCTTTTTCCATGATCGAAGCTTATCTTATCACGTCCTTATGTTTTGAGTTGTAAACATACAGCTCATTCATAGTTAGTAAATAAGACCGTTGTTTTTAAGTTTTACCGAACCCTAATCCCAAATAACAATCATTCAACAACCAATTCATATATCATATCACTTGTTATGAATCCATACAAATTGTAAAGCTGTATTCAGTTATGCTTGATGACAACTTCAGGCTTATCAACAAGGCTGAACATAATCTACTATGAACagataaattatgtattttgtgCAAACATGCATATCGTCCACGCCGGTATCTAGCATTTCAACACAAACATCAGTTCAGTAGGCTACAACACATATGATACATATTTAATTAAATTAACTCCCACCAAATTTGAATATTCtacaataaaaatatatttgttttcaCAAACCAAGAGTTACTGGGACAACATACACAAACTAGGTTTGGTGTGTAGTTCATTGCCTGAGAACATTTAGGATTAATTGGAGTTTCAAAACTTaatgggtgtgctttgccttcggcaagggcacaacctttgttctctcacatatatattattatttttttttttatttctttttgcccccctaaaactcagtcaatatttggcctacatagacaacgtaggtatctaaagtttcgtcttggtagcgactgagttgcttctattgtaatttacgttccgttgcatggtttaggcttaagttaagtttttgtggcgaaaagtgaagctaacggtggctaatttgctagccacagtcactgacgttactaacgtcactgcgtcactaacgtcacgaaaacacgcgtgactacctttggcagaacattcgtttcgcatctgttaacttcggggatagctaggctaactatagctttactgcaaggcagctgcagaaacgccacaagaaaagaggccagggtgataactatttactcattttactttgtgatatgacacacaattgtgatgtgtaatgtacaatataagttgatattattaaggaagtacatctactttcggaaacagtagtctactatttcactgaagtattagcatcacaacattagcctctgttgcccgggcaacacatactacagtggtctatgatgcatctgttttcaatcgttaaattaaacattcctcacaaatacattttcgttgtaggatttattatgacattagattacaagtaaacgatttgtgggtgaaattatcattacctgtggtttcaaactagtgtagctcactgcaacgttgtagcctacgcgagacactacaaaaacatctacacagctgtttaggaagtaaaacggcgacagaacatgttcggcactccccttacttaaatcaaaagtctaactactaacctgaacttcattgccacagcctaaactttgtcaatctgttcatgaaaataattaatttcagcctaaaccgtacaacggaacgttaattcaaattcaaccaacgcaatcgctaccaagacgaacacagcagtagtctagtactgtaccgtagtagtacaatttaccggggcttctccacacagggctatatcgcattttgcgttgttactgacaatgatcgctaccagtgagcttttatgaatgagcgattttccactaaatatatttcaagcttatttacgttttgggggccatattttcagttagcagatggtactgtttgaatcgcgattccatcttctactgccggtaacgtcgtagaataatcttcaaagggggttctttattaatgaatgaatgcaatgagtaggctaaatgcctgaaaatatcacgagaaaggaaaaacataaaaggatgtttaagtcatagagattaggtcaat includes the following:
- the LOC136938191 gene encoding arrestin domain-containing protein 3-like, with product MRIIIYSRSSSSDHLTMTIKQFQLDYDTMNSQGTFSAGDTLSGRVTVKVSKVTKVQCFWIKIKGKAEVTWTEQDGQGPVLHCNKKRYFCFEQIILQERGGDGSEIIRPGKHVYPFTFQIPKTNMPSSFKGKWGQITYSLKAKLTRTIWMVYKVKKEFPFVSKSDLPITILGLKEPQRGTKMSFLPFGIVTMNVTSEKMGFIQGEAFEVQVEVHNSSTRTVTPKIYLDEKQTFLAETKGNVRTNEIQLGACDPVPASSSLAVSRVLTIPSHLHPTIFNCSLIKVEYRLKVILDAPLAKNQEIVLPLVLFLNESKTQEAPKKKSRWSR